One genomic segment of Leishmania braziliensis MHOM/BR/75/M2904 complete genome, chromosome 7 includes these proteins:
- a CDS encoding putative 60S ribosomal protein L7a, producing the protein MPGKEAKRATQPVKAASPYKKPAAASRFTARPKNFGIGQDVPYSRDLSRFMRWPTFVTMQRKKRVLQRRLKVPPALNQFTKVLDRTSRNEVLRLIKKYAPETRKARRDRLHKAAEEKKKDPRKTVSTRAPLAVVTGLQEVTRAIEKKQARMVVIANNVDPVELVLWMPNLCRANNIPYAIVKDMARLGDAIGRKTATCVAITDVNAEEEAALKNLIRSVNARFLSRSDVIRRQWGGLQLSLRSRAELRKKHARNAGVDAAAVVQ; encoded by the coding sequence ATGCCTGGCAAGGAAGCAAAGAGGGCGACGCAGCCCGTGAAGGCCGCGTCTCCGTACAAgaagcccgctgctgcgtcgcggTTCACGGCCCGCCCGAAGAACTTCGGTATTGGCCAGGATGTGCCGTACTCGCGCGACCTCTCCCGCTTCATGCGGTGGCCGACGTTTGTGACGATGCAGCGCAAGaagcgcgtgctgcagcgtcgcctgAAGGTGCCACCGGCGCTGAACCAGTTCACGAAGGTGCTGGACCGCACGAGCCGCAATGAGGTGCTGAGGCTGATTAAGAAGTACGCGCCGGAGACCCGTAAGGCTCGCCGCGATCGTCTGCACAAGGCTGccgaggagaagaagaaggaccCGAGGAAGACGGTGTCGACGAGGGCTCCCCTGGCTGTTGTGACTGGGCTGCAGGAGGTGACGCGCGCGATTGAGAAGAAGCAGGCCCGCATGGTTGTCATCGCGAACAACGTGGACCCTGTGGAGCTCGTTCTGTGGATGCCGAACCTGTGCCGCGCGAACAACATCCCGTACGCGATCGTGAAGGACATGGCGCGCCTGGGCGACGCGATCGGGCGGAAGACGGCGACGTGCGTTGCGATCACCGACGTGaacgccgaggaggaggcggcgctgaagAACCTGATCCGCTCCGTGAACGCTCGCTTCCTGTCCCGCTCGGACGTGATCCGCCGCCAGTGGGGTGGCCTGCAGCTGTCTCTGCGATCtcgcgcggagctgcgcaagaagCACGCCCGCAACGCTGGTGTGGACGCCGCGGCTGTTGTTCAGTaa
- a CDS encoding adp/ATP carrier-like protein has product MPTTSVAAQGSSGGGGSAYRSGERSFTSSSLSHGGTREAEHAGSSCSPQPCGSASQHDRQQRLYEEDGLTLISVEYIQRLWLMRAVSRTVLAPLERVKYVMQCQKELQRAGALQCEFKTVWSCVSYLRHMEGTRSFWRGNLIQVVSLLPILLAQVFIAYPTQSFIFNFCVTHSVVDYTVASYAALLGGALAATMVSYPLEYARFRLAVDVKSHVGASYKFRNSFAFYSHPVMSECPHLLYRGLTLFIFGSVVYQSVQNALLNLIAPYVPPDEEGSGWTPAIIQTVCGLTVSGTTTLCLHPIDLVRHRMMVAVMEDRLQYSSAMKCMVRIAQKEGIRGFFRGGTVTLTKMITATGLVLVGLPY; this is encoded by the coding sequence ATGCCAACCACTAGCGTCGCCGCCCAAGGCagtagcggcggcggcggctctgCGTACAGGTCCGGGGAGCGGTCTTTCACATCGTCTTCCTTGTCTCACGGCGGGACGCGGGAGGCTGAACATGCCGGGTCGTCATGCTCACCGCAGCCGTGCGGGTCGGCATCGCAGCAcgaccgccagcagcgcctctaCGAAGAGGATGGCTTAACGCTCATCTCTGTGGAGTACATCCAGCGACTCTGGCTCATGCGGGCAGTTAGCCGCACCGTGCTGGCCCCGCTCGAGCGCGTAAAGTACGTAATGCAGTGCCAAAAGGAGCTCCAACGCGCGGGAGCTCTTCAGTGCGAGTTCAAGACAGTGTGGTCCTGCGTGAGTTACCTGAGGCACATGGAGGGGACGCGGAGCTTCTGGCGCGGCAACCTCATCCAGGTGGTCTCGCTTCTCCCTATCCTGCTCGCACAAGTCTTTATTGCGTACCCAACACAGTCGTTCATCTTCAACTTCTGTGTGACGCATTCTGTGGTGGACTACACGGTGGCCAGCTACGCCGCCCTGCTCGGCGGTGCACTGGCGGCCACCATGGTGAGCTACCCCCTAGAGTACGCGCggttccgcctcgccgtcgacGTCAAGTCCCACGTCGGCGCCTCGTACAAGTTTCGCAATAGCTTCGCCTTTTATTCCCATCCTGTGATGAGCGAAtgcccccacctcctctacCGAGGCCTCACTCTCTTTATCTTTGGCAGCGTTGTCTACCAGTCTGTGCAGAATGCTCTGCTGAACCTCATAGCGCCGTACGTACCACCAGACGAGGAGGGCAGTGGGTGGACCCCGGCGATCATTCAAACAGTGTGTGGCTTGACGGTATCCGGCACGACGACCCTGTGCCTGCATCCGATAGACCTGGTGCGCCATCGCATGATGGTCGCTGTGATGGAGGACCGTCTACAGTACTCATCCGCCATGAAGTGTATGGTCCGCATCGCGCAGAAGGAGGGCATCCGTGGCTTCTtccgcggcggcaccgttACCCTGACGAAGATGATAACGGCGACAGGACTTGTCTTGGTGGGGCTGCCGTACTAA
- a CDS encoding putative 60S ribosomal protein L7a: MPGKEAKRATQPVKAASPYKKPAAASRFTARPKNFGIGQDVPYSRDLSRFMRWPTFVTMQRKKRVLQRRLKVPPALNQFTKVLDRTSRNEVLRLIKKYAPETRKARRDRLHKAAEEKKKDPRKTVSTRAPLAVVTGLQEVTRAIEKKQARMVVIANNVDPVELVLWMPNLCRANNIPYAIVKDMARLGDAIGRKTATCVAITDVNAEEEAALKNLIRSVNARFLSRSDVIRRQWGGLQLSLRSRAELRKKHARNAGVDAAAVVQ, translated from the coding sequence atGCCTGGCAAGGAAGCAAAGAGGGCGACGCAGCCCGTGAAGGCCGCGTCTCCGTACAAgaagcccgctgctgcgtcgcggTTCACGGCCCGCCCGAAGAACTTCGGTATTGGCCAGGATGTGCCGTACTCGCGCGACCTCTCCCGCTTCATGCGGTGGCCGACGTTTGTGACGATGCAGCGCAAGaagcgcgtgctgcagcgtcgcctgAAGGTGCCACCGGCGCTGAACCAGTTCACGAAGGTGCTGGACCGCACGAGCCGCAATGAGGTGCTGAGGCTGATTAAGAAGTACGCGCCGGAGACCCGTAAGGCTCGCCGCGATCGTCTGCACAAGGCTGccgaggagaagaagaaggaccCGAGGAAGACGGTGTCGACGAGGGCTCCCCTGGCTGTTGTGACTGGGCTGCAGGAGGTGACGCGCGCGATTGAGAAGAAGCAGGCCCGCATGGTTGTCATCGCGAACAACGTGGACCCTGTGGAGCTCGTTCTGTGGATGCCGAACCTGTGCCGCGCGAACAACATCCCGTACGCGATCGTGAAGGACATGGCGCGCCTGGGCGACGCGATCGGGCGGAAGACGGCGACGTGCGTTGCGATCACCGACGTGaacgccgaggaggaggcggcgctgaagAACCTGATCCGCTCCGTGAACGCTCGCTTCCTGTCCCGCTCGGACGTGATCCGCCGCCAGTGGGGTGGCCTGCAGCTGTCTCTGCGATCtcgcgcggagctgcgcaagaagCACGCCCGCAACGCTGGTGTGGACGCCGCGGCTGTTGTTCAGTaa
- a CDS encoding QA-SNARE protein putative: MDSFQTALEELDAILAILRKRVEGVIVANTLPEKKQVEMEARPIMREARQKLAALRAESRRTVDLDMRQDHDAVCKDRDQTIRNYDAEMKSQIYPRLSGTPRLKTYQEQREEEMMGDGKADGTGFTDSNQVLSAAINVQKDALQSLQRTERLQNVTEETGRTTLTELQKQMERMYHIDEELHNLRGQIDHASRDLRWFYRQLARDKCFLSLLGLCIVALLVLVFVSIWTKRMRSKK; the protein is encoded by the coding sequence ATGGACTCCTTTCAaacggcgctggaggagctcgatGCCATCCTCGCCATTCTCAGGAAGAGAGTTGAGGGGGTAATTGTCGCCAACACGCTGCCTGAGAAGAAACAGGTAGAGATGGAGGCTCGCCCGATAATGCGAGAGGCGCGGCAGAAGCTGGCCGCCCTGCGTGCCGAGAGCCGTCGCACCGTGGACCTAGATATGCGGCAGGATCACGATGCTGTCTGTAAGGATCGCGACCAGACCATCCGCAACTACGATGCGGAGATGAAGAGCCAGATTTATCCTCGTCTCTCCGGGACTCCGCGACTGAAGACGTATCAGGAGCAgcgtgaggaggagatgatGGGCGATGGCAAGGCAGACGGCACGGGGTTCACGGACTCGAATCAGGTGCTGAGTGCTGCCATCAACGTTCAGAAGGATGCGCTGCAGTCTCTCCAGCGTACCGAGCGGCTGCAGAATGTGACGGAGGAGACGGGTAGAACCACGCTCACAGAGCTGCAGAAGCAGATGGAGCGCATGTACCACATCGATGAGGAGCTGCACAACTTGCGAGGCCAGATCGACCACGCCTCACGTGATTTGCGCTGGTTCTACCGGCAACTGGCGCGCGACAAgtgttttctctccctgcTTGGGCTCTGTATCGTGGCGTTGCTGGTGCTGGTCTTTGTGTCCATCTGGACAAAGCGCATGAGATCTAAAAAGTAG